A segment of the Ramlibacter agri genome:
CTGGCGCGCAGCAGGCTGTCCTGCAAATGCTTGGCGTACTGCGCGAAGCGCGGCGTCACCATGAAGTCCGGCGTGCGCGGGTAGGGCTCGTCGATGGTCACCTGCTCCACGATGCGTCCCGGCCGCGCGGCCATCATCACCACCTTGTTCGACAGGTACACCGCCTCGTGGATCGAGTGCGTCACGAAGATCACCGTCAGCTTCTTGCTGCGCCACAGCTCCAGCAGGTCGCTATCGAGCTTGTGGCGGGTGATCTCGTCCAGCGCGCCGAAGGGCTCGTCCATCAGCAGCAGCTGCGGCTGCACCACCAGGCTGCGGGCGATGGACACCCGCATCTGCATGCCGCCCGACAGGTTGCGCGGCAAGGCCTTGGCGAACTTCGCCAGGCCCACCAGCGCCAGCGCGTCGGCGACGCGCGGCGCCGCTTCGGCGCGCGGCACGCCGGCCAGGTCCAGCGGCAGCCGCACGTTGCTTTCCACGCTGGCCCAGGGCATCAGCGTGGGCGCCTGGAAGACGAAAGCCATCTTCTTGCCGGCTTCCTCCAGTTGCGCCACGGGCTTGCGCCACAGCAGCAGGCGGCCGTCGGTGGGCTCCAGCAGGCCGGCCACCATCTTCAGCAAGGTGCTCTTGCCGCAGCCCGAGGGACCGAGCAGCGTGATGAACTCGCCTTCCTGGATGGCCAGGTCCACCGGCTGCAGGGCGACGGTGCCATTGGGGTAGGTCTTGTGCGCCGACAGAACCTCCACCGCGGGTGGAGATTCGACCAGCACGGAAGGGGGTTCGCGCATCACGGCAGCACCTTGGCGTCGCGGGCAAAGGAGAAGTCGTAGGCGTCGGCGGTCGACACCTTGCCCGGCTCGATCAGCTTGTTATCGAGCAGGAACTTGAAGTTGGCGGCGACGCGCTTGTCGTCCATCGTGCCGAGGCCCGCCTTGGCGGCTTCGCCGCTGCTGACGATGCCCATCTCCTTGAGCTTCTGCACGCTGTACGCGAGCTGCTCGTCGGTCATGTTCGGGTTGTCCTTCTTGATCAGCGCGTTGGCGGGCGCCGGGTCGGCCAGGTAGCTCTTCCAGCCTTCCATCGTCGCCTTCACGAAGGAAGCGACGGCGGCCTTGCGCTGCTTCACCGTGGTGTCCATGCAGGTGATGGTGGTGGCGTAGGAGGTCCAGCCCTGGTCGGCGAACAGGTGCGCCTTCGCCTTGACGCCGGCCTTCTGGATGGCGAAGGGCTCGCTCGTGAGGTAGCCCTGCTGCACGGCGTTCTTGTCCGCCACGAAGGGCTGGATGTTGAAGGTGTAGGGGCGCGTCTGGGCGTCGGTGAAACCGTACTTCTGCTTCAGCCACAGCCAGTAGCCGCGCTGCGCGGTCGGCGCGATGAGGATGGTCTTGTCCTTCATCTGCTCGAAGCCGGCGACGTCGTCGTGCGAGATCAGGACCTGCGGGTCCTTCTGGAACACCGCGGCGACGGTGGTGACGGGCAGGCCGCCGGCGCGGGTGATGACGGCCTGCATGTCGCTGCTGCCCATGACGCAGTCGGTCTGGCCGGCGGCCATCAGCTGGTAGATGTTGACCTGCGGGCCGCCCATCTTGATGGTGACGTCCAGGCCGTACTTCTTGTAGATGCCGGTGGCCACCGCCTGGTAGAAGCCGCCGTGTTCGGCCTGCGCGTACCAGTTGGTCATGTACGTGAACTTCTCTTCGGCGTGGGCGCCGGCGCAGAGGGCCAGCGTGGCGGCGGCGAACAGGGTGCGGGAGAACAGGTTCTTCATGGCTACCTCGAATGGAATGGGTGGGAGGGCTGTTGCAAGTTGCGCGCCGGTCAGTGGGTGCCGCTTTCGATGTGCCCGCGCTGGTGCCCGTGGCCCCAGGAAGCGACATCGCGCACCACCCACTGCATGCGGTACAGGTCGGTGATGGCCTGCACCCAGCTGTCGGAGAGCGTGTCCAGGATTTCCTTGCCTTGTTCCGGCGTGGCGCCGAACGGGTCGCCGATGACGCCGCTGGGGCCGAAGTCGCGCGCCGTCCAGGCGCAGGCGGGGCGGCCGTCCTGCGACAGCAGCTTGCTGGGGAACACCGGCGGGAAGTTCTTCACCGCGCGCTCCATGTGCACCGTTTCGGGGGCCAGCGCCATCATCAGCGCCGTTTCGGAGTGGCCGGCGTGCATGGCCAGCTTCTTCTCCTGCTCGCTCACGTACTTGCCGCTGGCATTGGGCAGGCGCGAGACGTGGAAGGGCACGATGACGAAGTCGCCGTGGCGGATGCGCAGCTCGCGCGCCGCCATCTCCAGCACCTGCGGCTGGCCGCCGTGGCCGTTGGGGAGCAGCAGCTTGCGAAAGCCGGCGCGATACACCGACTCGCCGATCTCCTGCACCACGTTCAGCAGCGTGGTCCCGGTCAGGGTCATGGTGCCGGGGAAGTGCAGGTGCTCGTCGCTCTTGCCGTAGGTGATGGGCGCCATGCCGAAGGCGCGCACGTCGGCGGGCAGCTTCTCCAGCGCCTTGCCGATCACGCCGGCGGAAATGACGCTGTCGACCGCGCAGGGCAGGTGCGGGCCGTGCTGCTCGATGGCGCCGACCGGCAGCACGATGACCGTGTTCTCGCGGTCGGGCAGCGCGTTGATCTCCGTCCAGCTCAGGTAAGGCAGGAAGCGGTGCGGGGGGATGTAGCCGTGCATCATGGTTTGCGGTCCTCTGTCTCAGGCAAAGCGGGCCATCGCCTCGGCCACGCGGCGCTTGAATTGCGCGAGGCGCGGCTCGGTGGCGACGTTCATGTGGTAGTACGCGTGGTAGTCGGCGCGGGCGCGGTTGCCGGTGAGGCGGCGCAGGTAGCGCGTGACCATCTTGCGCGGCGGGTCGCCCATGTACCAGGCCATCCAGCGCGGCCGGCCGTAGGTGACCACGGCCGAGATGCGCTTGATGTGCGTGAGCATGGGCTTGACGTCGGCGGGGTCGCTGATGTCGAAGGCCACGCCGGGCATGAAGAGGCGGTCGAAGAAGCCTTTCAGCATGGCCGGCAGGCCGAAGCACCAGGTGGGAAAGCAGAAGACCAGGGCTTCGGCGCGTTGCAGGCGGATCACGTACTCCTGCATGGGCGCGCGGTTGCGGGGCACGTCGTGGTAGCCCAGCCGCTCCGTGCGCGACATCACCGGGTTGAAGCCTTCGGCGTAAAGGTCGCAGTCGTCGACCTCGTGGCCGGCGGCGCGCAGGTTGCGCAGCACTTCCTGGTGCAGCGCCGAGCCGAAGCTGGTTTCGACCGGGTGGCAGTAGACGACGAGGACGCGCATGGTGCGGTTGTCCTCAGGCGTGCACCGCTTTGGCGCGGCGGGAGTCGTTGGCGGCAGTTTGGTGCTTCATCCTGACCAATCAATTTGATCGATTGGTCAAGTTCAGCAAGGGGCATGCCAGCCCCGGGGTTATTCGATGCCGCAGCCCCGCAGCACGAAGGCCGTCAGCTCTTCCACCAGTGCGTCCGGCGCCGGCGTCCAGCCGGGCTGCCGGGGTTGCCGCAGCTGCTGCACCTGCAGCGCCGAATCGGCATAGAACTGGGTCATGGCCCAGATGGAGAACAGCAAGGTGTGGGCGTCCACCGGCTGCATCAGGCCGCGGGCGATCCAGCCGTTGATGGCGTCCACCTTGTTACGCGTGCGCAGCTGCGCGTCGGGCCAGAACTTTTGCAGGTAAGGGCCGCCATCGAGCACCTCGCGGGTGAAGATGCGCGAGATCTCCGGCTTGTCGAACGCGAGCCGCACCTTGGCGCGGACGTAGTCGCCCAGGACCCGGCCGGGGTCGGTGGAGCCGGCATCGAACATGTCGCGCCAGTCCGCCACCACCGACATCAGGAGCTCCTCGTAGAGTTCCTCCTTGCCGCGGATGTAGTAGTGCAGCTGCGGCTTGGTGAGGCCGGCCCGCTCGGCGATGGCCTGGGTGGAGGTGCCGCTCAGGCCTTTCTCGCTGAACTCCGCGATGGCCGCCGCGCGGATGGCCGCCAGTACGCGTTCGCGGTTCTGGCGCGGGTTGCGGGGGGCAACAGCTTCGGCCTGCTTCATGGGGCGCATGCTAGCAGCCGCGCCGGCACGCTTATTTGCCCGGCGTCACGGATTGCTGCTGCCGCACGCTGGCCAGCATCTCCCAGCTGACCAGGAACACCGCCGCGATCACGGGCCCGATGACGAAGCCATTGAGGCCGAACACCACGATGCCGCCCAAGGTGGCGACCAGCACCAGGTAGTCCGGCATGCGGGTGTCCTTGCCGACCAGGATGGGGCGCAGCACGTTGTCGACCAGGCCGATGACGATGCCGCCCCAGACGATGAGGCCCACGCCTTTGACGATCTCGCCGGTGAAGAGATAGAACAGCGCCACCGGTCCCCACACCAGCGCCGCGCCCACGGCCGGCAGCAGGGACAGCAGCGCCATCATCGCGCCCCACAGCACGGCCCCCGGCAGCCCGAGGACCCAGAAGGCCAGCGCGCCCAGGACGCCCTGCACCAGCGCGACGGCGATGTTGCCCTTGACGGTGGCGCGCACGACGATGGCGAACTGCTGCAGCAGCCGGCGCGTGTGCTGCGCGTCCAGCGGGATCGCGCGCGCGATGCTCTGCGACAGGCGCTCGCCGTCGCGGAACAGGAAGAACAGCACGTAGAGCATCAGGAAGAAGCCGACCACGAAGTTCATCGTCACCTGGCCGATGCCGACCACGCGCGAGGTCACCTCCTGCGTGCTGTTGCCCAGCGTCGCCATCACCTTTTCCTGCAGCAGGCCGAGGTCGCCCATGCCGAAGCGCAGCAGGACGGCCTGCAGCCACCGCGGCAGCGCGTGCACCATGCGCTGGTAGTAGGCGCCGATCTCGATCTGGCCGGTGCGCAGCTTCTCGACCAGCACCGAGGCTTCCTGCGTGATGTTGGCCGCGATCATGGCCAGCGGCAGGATCACGATGATGAGGATCACCGTCAGCGACGCGGCCGCCGCCATGTTCTGCTTGCCGTGGCTGCCCTGCAGGAAGCGCTGGTGCAGCGGCCAGAACACGATGGCGATGAAGACCGACCAGCAGACGGCGCCGAAGAAGGGCCAGATGATCAGCGCGAACAGCACGGTGGCGATGCACACCAGCGCGAGCAGCGACTTGAACTCCAGCTCCGGCGTGCGGAGCGGGTTGGGAGAGGGCATCCACCAAGCCTACCAACAAAAAGGCCGCCCATGGGGCGGCCAGCGGTGCATGCCGGTGCCTACGGCTTCACGTAATCGCTGACCACTTTCCAGCGGCCGTCCTGGATCTGCGAGAGGCGGGACGCATCGTTGCCAAGCCGCTTCTTGGCGCTGAAGGTCATCTCCGGGCTGCCGAACATGTCGGGCGGGAAGGTCATGCTGTCCATGGCCTGGATGAAGCTGTCGGTGTTGAGGCCGGCCCCGGCCTTGCGCGCGGCGGCGGCGAAGCAGTCGATGACCTCGTAGCCGTAGACGGAGAACACCGCCGGGTCGTCGCCGAACCTGGTCTTGTACTTGTTGGCCCAGAAGCGGATGGCCTGCGAGGCTTCGTCCAGGTAGGGCTGCTGCGCGGTGTGGGTGGCGTAGAAGCCGTCCATGGCCTTGCCGCCCAGCTTGTGGATCAACTCGGTGTAGGCGGCGCTGGAGCCGATGAAGGCGGGGCTGTAGCCGGTCTTGCGCGCCTCGCCGATGGCGCCGATGGTCTCGCGGATGATCGTGCCCAGCACCACCACCTCGCAACCCGAGGCCTTGAGCTTGGCGACCTGCGAGGAGAAGTCGGTGGCGCCGCGCTTGTAGGTGGTCTTCTCGGTCAGCTCCATGCCGGCGGCCTTGAGGCCGGCCTCGGCGCCGCGCATCACTTCGAGCCCGAACTCGTCGTCCTGGTACAGCGTGCAGACCTTCCTGGCGCCCTTGTCCTTGGCCAGCTTGGGAACGGCGATGCGCATCTGGTCGTAGTAGGTGGCGGCGAAGGAGTACTTCAGCCGGTGCAGCGGCTCGTACATCTCGCGCGCGGCGGTGAGCGGGAAGAAGTTGATGACGTTCTTCTCGAACTGCACCGGCATGGCCGCCATGTTCTGCGCCGTGCCGATGTGGCCGACCATCGCGAAGATCTTGTCCTGGTTCACCAGCTTCTGCGCCGCCAGCACCGCCTTCTTGGGGTCGTAGCCGGAGTCCTCGACCAGCAGCCTGAGCTTGCGGCCGTTGATGCCGCCCTGCTCGTTGATCTCGTCCACCCGCAGCTGCATGCCTTGCTTCAGCTGCTTGCCGAAACCGGCGATGGGCCCCGACAGGTCCTGGATGGAGCCGAGGACGATCTCGTCCTTCGTCACCCCCTGGTTCGAGTTCTGGGCGGCGGCGCTGCCCGCCGCGAGGGCGAGGGCAGCCAGGACGGCGGCGCGAGACAACTTCATGGCGGTCTCCTTGCAGGATGGCCTGAGTTGGGGGGATTCTTGCCGGGGTGCCGCCCGGCTCCATGCGTGTTTACACCGAGACGTACATCGCCTCGATCTGCAGCGCGTACTTGGCCTGCACCAGCTTGCGTTTCAGCTTCATCGTGGGCGTGAGCTCCTCGTCTTCGGCGGACAACTGCGTGTCCAGCAGGTAGAAGCGCTTCACCTGCTCCACGCGGGCGAACTTGCGGTTGACGCGGTCGATCTCGGACTGGATCAGCGCGTGCACCTCGGGCGCGCGCGTCAGGCTGCCATAGCTGGAGAAGGGCACGTCATGGTCCTGCGCGTACTTCTCCACGTTCTCCTGGTCGATCATGACGATCGCCGTCAGGTAAGGCCGCTGGTCGCCGATGACGACCGCGTCGGTGATGTAGGGCGAGAACTTCAGCTCGTTCTCGAATTCGCTGGGCGTGACGTTCTTGCCGCCGGCCGTGATGATGATGTCCTTCATGCGGTCGGTTATGCGGAAGAAGCCGTCGGCGTCTACCGCGCCGACGTCGCCGGTGCGCAGCCAGCCGTCGGCGGTGAAGGTCTCGCGGGTCTTCTCCGGCTGGTTCAGGTAGCCTAGGAAGACGTTGGGCCCTTTCACCTGGATCTCGCCGGTGGCGGCGTCGATGCGCACTTCGTTGTAGCTGGCGGCCGGGCCGATCGAGCCGGGACGCATGAGCGCGGCCGGAATGCCGGTGGACGCGCCGCAGGTCTCGGTCATGCCCCACACCTCCAGCATCGGCACGCCCAGCGCCAGGTACCACTTCACCAGCTCCGGCGAGATGGGCGCGGCGCCGGTGACGAGGAAGCGGGCGCGGTCGATCCCGATCATCTTGCGGACGTTGGCCAGGGCCAGGCCGTTCGCCAGCGCGTACTGCGCCTTCAGCGCGGGGCCGACCGGCTGGCCGGCCAGCACCTGGTCCGCGATGCGCGTTCCCACGCCGATGGACCAGCCGTAGGCCGCCTGCTGCAGGCGGCTGGCTTCCTTCAGCGCGATGGTGACGGCGGAATAGAACTTCTCCCAGACCCGCGGCACGGCGGCGAACACGGTGGGCGAGATCTCGCGCACGTTCTCGGGCACCGTCTCCGGGTTCTCGACGAAATTGAGCCGGTTGCCGGTGTAGAGCGAGAAGTACTCGCCGCCCAGCCGCTCGGCGATGTGGCACAGCGGCAGGAAGCACATGCACTCGTCGTTTTCGTCGCGGGCGACCAAGGTGTTGTAGCCGCGGACCGTGTAGGCCAGTCCCGCATGCGAATGCATCGCGCCCTTGGGCTTGCCGGTGGTGCCGGAGGTGTAGACCAGGATGGCGAGGTCTTCGGGGCGGACGGCGGCGGCGTGCTGCGCCACGGCGTCGGGATGGGCCGCGTTGTAGTCGCGGCCCAGGCGGCGCAGTTCGTCGAGGGCGATGACATCCGGGTCGTGCAGGTCGCGCAGGCCTTCCATGTCGAAGACCACGATCTTGCGCAGCCGCGGCAGCCGCTCGCGCACTTCCAGCGCCTTGTCCAACTGCTCGTCGTCCTCGACGAAGAGGATGCTGGTGCCGGAGTCCTCGCACAGGTACTGCACCTGCGCCGGCGCGTCGGTCGGGTAGATGCCGTTGGCGACGCCGCCGCAGGAGAGCACGGCCAGGTCGGCGAGCACCCATTCGACGACGGTGTTGGAGAGGATGGAAGCCGTGTCACGCGGCGCGAAGCCCAGGGCCAGCAGGCCGCCCGCGATCTCGCGCACGGCCTCGCCGGTGCGCTGCCAGGTCCAGTTGCGCCAGATGCCCAGGTCCTTCTGCCGCAGCCACACCTTGGGCCCGCGCTGTGCCACCGCGTTCCAGAACATCGCGGGAATGGTGTCGCCTTCGAGCACGATGCGCGTCTCGGGGCGGATGTGGGAGAGGTTCCAGAGTTGCTTCATCGCCAGGTTTTTTTCTTCTTCCACCGCCGCTCCCCGCGCACCCCGGCTTCCTTCATGCCCAGGTAGAACTCCTGGATGTCTTCCTTCTCGCGCAGCCGGGCGCAGGTGTCCTCCATGACGATGCGGCCGTTTTCCAGCACATAGCCGTAGTCGGCGACGGTCAGCGCCATGTGGGCGTTCTGCTCCACCAGCAGGATGGTCGTGCCGCGTTCGCGGTTGATGCGCACGACGATCTCGAAGATCTCGCGCGTCAGCTTGGGGCTCAAGCCCAGGCTGGGTTCGTCCAGCAGCACCAGGTGCGGCGCGGCCATCAGCGCGCGCGAGATCGCCAGCATCTGCTGCTGGCCGCCGGAGAGCAGGCCGGCGTCCTGCGTCGCGCGCTCCTTCAGGATCGGGAAGTAGCGGTACACCGCCTCCAGGTCCTGCGCGACGCCGTCGCGGTCATCGCGCGTGTAGGCGCCCATCAGCAGGTTGTCGCGCACCGACAGCAGCGGGAACACTTCGCGGCCTTCCGGCACGTGCGACAGGCCTTGCTGCACGATATGGGCCGGGTCGCGGGCCGTGATGTCCTCGCCCTTGAACTCGATGCTGCCCTTGCGCGGGTCGATGATGCCGGAGATGGTCTTCAGGATCGTCGTCTTGCCCGCGCCGTTGGAGCCCAGCACGGTGGCCACCTCGCCGCGCCGCACCTGCAGGCTGACCCCGCGGATCGCCTTGATCGGGCCGTAGGAACTCTCCACGTTGGAGAGCTTCAGCACGGGCAGGTCGCTGACCGCGGGCGGATTGGAAGTCATGCCAACTCCCTGCGCAAGCCCGCCACGCCTTCAGCGGTGCCCAGGTACGCCTCGATCACGCCCGGATGCGACTGCACTTCCGCCGGCGTGCCCAGCGCCAGCACCTCGCCCTGGTTCATGGCCAGCACGCGGTCGCTGACCTTGCTGACCAGCGCCATGTCGTGCTCCACCATCAGCACGGTGATGCCCAGCTCATGGCGGATGTCCTGGATCCAGAAAGCCATGTCCTCCGTCTCTTCCACGTTCAGGCCGGAGGAGGGCTCGTCCAGCAGCAAGAGCTTGGGCTCGGTGCACAGGGCGCGGGCCAGCTCCACCACCTTGCGCACGCCATAGGGCAGGCCGGCCACCAGCGCATCGCGGTGGTGCTGCAGGTCCAGCAGGTCGATGACGCGTTCCACCTGCTCGCGCGCGGCGACCTCGGCGGCGCGGACACGGCGCGTGAAAAACAACTCGCTGAACACGTTGCTGGAGCGGTGCACGTGCCGGCCGACCAGCAGGTTGTGCAGCACCGAGGCATGCTCGAACAGCTCGATGTTCTGGAAGGTGCGGGCGATGCCCAGCTTCGCCACGCGATGCGGCGGTTGGCCGGTCAGCGGCCGGCCCTCGAATTCGAGGCTGCCCGTGCTGGGCTCGTAGATGCGGCTGATCAGGTTGAAGACGGTCGTCTTGCCCGCGCCGTTCGGCCCGATCAGCGTGAACACCTCGCCGCGCTTCACGTCGAAGCTGACGCCATTGACGGCCAGCACGCCGCCGAAGCGCACGCCCAGGTTGCGAGCCGAGAGCAGAACCTCCTTCAACGCAGGCGCTCCGATTTCTGGAAGGATTTCTGCCGCCGGAACAAGCCCTTGCGGTAGAACGGAAAGAGCTGGAGATACGCGCGCACCTTCAGCCAGCGTCCGTACAGGCCCAGTGGCTCGAACAGCACGAAGCCCACCAGCACGGCGCCGTACACCACGGCCTTCAGGCCCGGCGCCTGGCCGATCGCTTGCGGCAGATAGTCCTTCACCGCGCTGATCGCCTGCGGCAGGCCGATGAGGAAGATCGCGCCGAGGAAAGCGCCGTGGATGGAGCCCAGGCCGCCGATCACCACCATCAGCAGCAGGTCGATGGACTGCACGATGTCGAACTGGTCCGGCGACAGGAAGCGGATCTGGTGCGCATAGAGTGCGCCGCCAATGCCGGCCAGCGCCGCGGAGATGGCGAAGCTGAGCGTCTTGTAGCGCGCCAGGTGGATGCCCATGCTCTGGGCCGAGATCTCCGAATCGCGGATGGCGACGAAGGCGCGGCCGGTCGGCGAGCGCAGCAGGTTCAGGCAGGCCAGAGTGGCCAGCACCGCCACCACCAGGCAGACGAAGTAGAAGGACGCGGCGCTGTCGGCGGTCCAGCCGAACATCTTCACCGCGCCCACGGTTTTGCCCGCGTTGCCGCCGGTGACGCTTTCCCAGCGCGAGAACACTTCGGCGACGATGAAGCCGAAGGACAAGGTGGCGATGCCCAGGTAGATGCCCTTCACGCGC
Coding sequences within it:
- a CDS encoding AMP-dependent synthetase/ligase, with translation MKQLWNLSHIRPETRIVLEGDTIPAMFWNAVAQRGPKVWLRQKDLGIWRNWTWQRTGEAVREIAGGLLALGFAPRDTASILSNTVVEWVLADLAVLSCGGVANGIYPTDAPAQVQYLCEDSGTSILFVEDDEQLDKALEVRERLPRLRKIVVFDMEGLRDLHDPDVIALDELRRLGRDYNAAHPDAVAQHAAAVRPEDLAILVYTSGTTGKPKGAMHSHAGLAYTVRGYNTLVARDENDECMCFLPLCHIAERLGGEYFSLYTGNRLNFVENPETVPENVREISPTVFAAVPRVWEKFYSAVTIALKEASRLQQAAYGWSIGVGTRIADQVLAGQPVGPALKAQYALANGLALANVRKMIGIDRARFLVTGAAPISPELVKWYLALGVPMLEVWGMTETCGASTGIPAALMRPGSIGPAASYNEVRIDAATGEIQVKGPNVFLGYLNQPEKTRETFTADGWLRTGDVGAVDADGFFRITDRMKDIIITAGGKNVTPSEFENELKFSPYITDAVVIGDQRPYLTAIVMIDQENVEKYAQDHDVPFSSYGSLTRAPEVHALIQSEIDRVNRKFARVEQVKRFYLLDTQLSAEDEELTPTMKLKRKLVQAKYALQIEAMYVSV
- a CDS encoding ABC transporter ATP-binding protein, with amino-acid sequence MTSNPPAVSDLPVLKLSNVESSYGPIKAIRGVSLQVRRGEVATVLGSNGAGKTTILKTISGIIDPRKGSIEFKGEDITARDPAHIVQQGLSHVPEGREVFPLLSVRDNLLMGAYTRDDRDGVAQDLEAVYRYFPILKERATQDAGLLSGGQQQMLAISRALMAAPHLVLLDEPSLGLSPKLTREIFEIVVRINRERGTTILLVEQNAHMALTVADYGYVLENGRIVMEDTCARLREKEDIQEFYLGMKEAGVRGERRWKKKKTWR
- a CDS encoding AI-2E family transporter, coding for MPSPNPLRTPELEFKSLLALVCIATVLFALIIWPFFGAVCWSVFIAIVFWPLHQRFLQGSHGKQNMAAAASLTVILIIVILPLAMIAANITQEASVLVEKLRTGQIEIGAYYQRMVHALPRWLQAVLLRFGMGDLGLLQEKVMATLGNSTQEVTSRVVGIGQVTMNFVVGFFLMLYVLFFLFRDGERLSQSIARAIPLDAQHTRRLLQQFAIVVRATVKGNIAVALVQGVLGALAFWVLGLPGAVLWGAMMALLSLLPAVGAALVWGPVALFYLFTGEIVKGVGLIVWGGIVIGLVDNVLRPILVGKDTRMPDYLVLVATLGGIVVFGLNGFVIGPVIAAVFLVSWEMLASVRQQQSVTPGK
- a CDS encoding TetR/AcrR family transcriptional regulator, giving the protein MKQAEAVAPRNPRQNRERVLAAIRAAAIAEFSEKGLSGTSTQAIAERAGLTKPQLHYYIRGKEELYEELLMSVVADWRDMFDAGSTDPGRVLGDYVRAKVRLAFDKPEISRIFTREVLDGGPYLQKFWPDAQLRTRNKVDAINGWIARGLMQPVDAHTLLFSIWAMTQFYADSALQVQQLRQPRQPGWTPAPDALVEELTAFVLRGCGIE
- a CDS encoding branched-chain amino acid ABC transporter permease; protein product: MRFLFKTDYGQDIRLAKHGGHVFWYGLLCLWLLAAPWLLSEYLLAQLTFILIYGVVGLGLMLLAGFTGLFSIGHAAFFGVGAYAQAVLTGYGWPFPFALLAGAALSAAVGVVVGLPALRVKGIYLGIATLSFGFIVAEVFSRWESVTGGNAGKTVGAVKMFGWTADSAASFYFVCLVVAVLATLACLNLLRSPTGRAFVAIRDSEISAQSMGIHLARYKTLSFAISAALAGIGGALYAHQIRFLSPDQFDIVQSIDLLLMVVIGGLGSIHGAFLGAIFLIGLPQAISAVKDYLPQAIGQAPGLKAVVYGAVLVGFVLFEPLGLYGRWLKVRAYLQLFPFYRKGLFRRQKSFQKSERLR
- a CDS encoding NAD(P)H-dependent oxidoreductase, which produces MRVLVVYCHPVETSFGSALHQEVLRNLRAAGHEVDDCDLYAEGFNPVMSRTERLGYHDVPRNRAPMQEYVIRLQRAEALVFCFPTWCFGLPAMLKGFFDRLFMPGVAFDISDPADVKPMLTHIKRISAVVTYGRPRWMAWYMGDPPRKMVTRYLRRLTGNRARADYHAYYHMNVATEPRLAQFKRRVAEAMARFA
- a CDS encoding ABC transporter substrate-binding protein, with the protein product MKNLFSRTLFAAATLALCAGAHAEEKFTYMTNWYAQAEHGGFYQAVATGIYKKYGLDVTIKMGGPQVNIYQLMAAGQTDCVMGSSDMQAVITRAGGLPVTTVAAVFQKDPQVLISHDDVAGFEQMKDKTILIAPTAQRGYWLWLKQKYGFTDAQTRPYTFNIQPFVADKNAVQQGYLTSEPFAIQKAGVKAKAHLFADQGWTSYATTITCMDTTVKQRKAAVASFVKATMEGWKSYLADPAPANALIKKDNPNMTDEQLAYSVQKLKEMGIVSSGEAAKAGLGTMDDKRVAANFKFLLDNKLIEPGKVSTADAYDFSFARDAKVLP
- a CDS encoding ABC transporter ATP-binding protein; translation: MKEVLLSARNLGVRFGGVLAVNGVSFDVKRGEVFTLIGPNGAGKTTVFNLISRIYEPSTGSLEFEGRPLTGQPPHRVAKLGIARTFQNIELFEHASVLHNLLVGRHVHRSSNVFSELFFTRRVRAAEVAAREQVERVIDLLDLQHHRDALVAGLPYGVRKVVELARALCTEPKLLLLDEPSSGLNVEETEDMAFWIQDIRHELGITVLMVEHDMALVSKVSDRVLAMNQGEVLALGTPAEVQSHPGVIEAYLGTAEGVAGLRRELA
- a CDS encoding creatininase family protein; protein product: MMHGYIPPHRFLPYLSWTEINALPDRENTVIVLPVGAIEQHGPHLPCAVDSVISAGVIGKALEKLPADVRAFGMAPITYGKSDEHLHFPGTMTLTGTTLLNVVQEIGESVYRAGFRKLLLPNGHGGQPQVLEMAARELRIRHGDFVIVPFHVSRLPNASGKYVSEQEKKLAMHAGHSETALMMALAPETVHMERAVKNFPPVFPSKLLSQDGRPACAWTARDFGPSGVIGDPFGATPEQGKEILDTLSDSWVQAITDLYRMQWVVRDVASWGHGHQRGHIESGTH
- a CDS encoding ABC transporter substrate-binding protein, encoding MKLSRAAVLAALALAAGSAAAQNSNQGVTKDEIVLGSIQDLSGPIAGFGKQLKQGMQLRVDEINEQGGINGRKLRLLVEDSGYDPKKAVLAAQKLVNQDKIFAMVGHIGTAQNMAAMPVQFEKNVINFFPLTAAREMYEPLHRLKYSFAATYYDQMRIAVPKLAKDKGARKVCTLYQDDEFGLEVMRGAEAGLKAAGMELTEKTTYKRGATDFSSQVAKLKASGCEVVVLGTIIRETIGAIGEARKTGYSPAFIGSSAAYTELIHKLGGKAMDGFYATHTAQQPYLDEASQAIRFWANKYKTRFGDDPAVFSVYGYEVIDCFAAAARKAGAGLNTDSFIQAMDSMTFPPDMFGSPEMTFSAKKRLGNDASRLSQIQDGRWKVVSDYVKP
- a CDS encoding ABC transporter ATP-binding protein, encoding MREPPSVLVESPPAVEVLSAHKTYPNGTVALQPVDLAIQEGEFITLLGPSGCGKSTLLKMVAGLLEPTDGRLLLWRKPVAQLEEAGKKMAFVFQAPTLMPWASVESNVRLPLDLAGVPRAEAAPRVADALALVGLAKFAKALPRNLSGGMQMRVSIARSLVVQPQLLLMDEPFGALDEITRHKLDSDLLELWRSKKLTVIFVTHSIHEAVYLSNKVVMMAARPGRIVEQVTIDEPYPRTPDFMVTPRFAQYAKHLQDSLLRASQENDEEALS